One Limnothrix sp. FACHB-406 DNA window includes the following coding sequences:
- the lnt gene encoding apolipoprotein N-acyltransferase has protein sequence MFGRKTGGQGTDFLSRWASGVAPTAGEPGPRRSLWSRWQRSALALGAGVVMGLGPEPVGWWPLPWVAIAPLWWLLANPTLNWRDRLGLGWLWGLGYNLVAVFWLTGLHPMMWLGVSWATSLTIALVCWLVAAGWAGSQVACWAVGFGLLHRKLAGRSAGGRWALGLALWLVTEWLWNQSPLAWTGLGLTQAPHNLAILHLGQLSGPALVTAVIVGVNGAWAEAWLTHRRRWWAGAIALLLLGHGLGAALAAQPLADRPAAALTIGVIQGNIPNDLKFGSEGWRRALTGYQRGYETLAEAGVDGVLIPETALPMVWTAEATRDRRNEFLSAVLDRAVPVWLGLFAPDRQQPDRLTNSLISLDRTGKAVGRYDKVRLVPLGEYIPFESVIGGLIDRLSPLDTKLALGQPNQRLNTPFGQAIALICYDSAHAELARSQAAGGGQFILSAANNAHYRPTMFAQHHAQDVMRAIETDRWVARAANTGYSAFIDPHGVTHWRSRPNVYELHATEIYRRTRQTPYVRWGDWLTPLSVVVSLVVIWLSQRQDEFYS, from the coding sequence GTGTTTGGTCGCAAAACCGGGGGGCAAGGCACGGATTTTCTGAGTCGTTGGGCCAGCGGCGTTGCGCCCACCGCTGGCGAGCCAGGGCCAAGACGATCGCTGTGGAGTCGTTGGCAGCGATCGGCTCTGGCCTTGGGGGCTGGGGTGGTGATGGGGCTGGGGCCGGAGCCGGTGGGCTGGTGGCCGCTCCCCTGGGTGGCGATCGCCCCGCTGTGGTGGTTGCTGGCAAACCCAACGCTCAATTGGCGCGATCGACTCGGGTTGGGCTGGCTTTGGGGTTTGGGCTACAACCTCGTGGCGGTGTTTTGGCTCACGGGCCTACATCCCATGATGTGGCTGGGAGTGTCCTGGGCCACCAGCCTCACCATTGCCCTGGTGTGCTGGTTGGTGGCGGCCGGTTGGGCCGGGTCACAGGTCGCCTGCTGGGCGGTGGGGTTTGGGCTGCTACACCGCAAATTGGCGGGGCGATCGGCCGGCGGACGCTGGGCGCTGGGCCTAGCCCTGTGGTTGGTGACGGAATGGCTCTGGAACCAATCTCCCTTGGCTTGGACGGGATTGGGCCTGACCCAAGCGCCTCATAACTTAGCGATTTTGCACTTGGGCCAATTGTCGGGCCCCGCCCTGGTAACGGCGGTGATTGTGGGGGTGAATGGAGCCTGGGCAGAAGCTTGGTTGACCCATCGGCGGCGTTGGTGGGCCGGGGCGATCGCGCTGTTGCTGTTGGGCCATGGCTTGGGGGCCGCTTTGGCTGCCCAACCCTTAGCCGATCGCCCCGCTGCGGCCCTGACGATCGGGGTAATCCAAGGCAATATTCCCAACGATCTGAAATTTGGCTCCGAAGGTTGGCGCAGGGCCCTCACGGGCTATCAACGGGGCTATGAAACTCTTGCAGAGGCGGGCGTTGACGGCGTGTTGATTCCCGAAACGGCCTTGCCAATGGTCTGGACAGCGGAGGCCACTCGCGATCGACGCAATGAATTCCTGTCGGCAGTGCTCGATCGGGCTGTGCCCGTGTGGTTGGGCCTGTTTGCGCCCGATCGCCAGCAACCCGATCGCCTCACCAACAGCCTCATCTCCCTCGATCGCACCGGAAAAGCCGTGGGTCGCTATGACAAAGTGCGCCTTGTGCCCCTGGGGGAATATATTCCCTTTGAGTCTGTGATCGGCGGCTTGATCGATCGGCTATCGCCGCTGGACACCAAGTTGGCCCTCGGCCAGCCCAATCAGCGCCTCAACACTCCCTTTGGCCAGGCGATCGCCTTGATTTGCTATGACTCAGCCCATGCGGAGTTGGCGCGATCGCAGGCGGCCGGCGGCGGGCAATTCATCCTCTCAGCAGCCAACAACGCCCATTACCGGCCCACGATGTTTGCCCAACACCACGCCCAAGACGTGATGCGGGCGATTGAAACCGATCGATGGGTGGCCCGCGCCGCCAACACCGGCTATTCCGCCTTCATCGATCCGCACGGAGTCACCCACTGGCGATCGCGCCCCAATGTCTACGAACTCCACGCCACCGAAATCTATCGCCGCACCCGCCAAACCCCCTATGTCCGCTGGGGTGACTGGCTCACGCCGCTATCGGTGGTGGTATCCCTAGTAGTTATCTGGCTCTCGCAACGTCAAGACGAATTCTATTCATAA
- a CDS encoding PP2C family serine/threonine-protein phosphatase, translated as MSVTGQEVASLQLGMQLESMRMASIALSVAGSRHRRAAEPCQDASGWVLGDRAGFAVVADGAGSASASDLGAQVAVETVLTLLPRWQRRRSPRSLADWLPLLRAVVRAARWAVDRAARDRDLALRELACTLVVTVALPTGLVIGQIGDGAVVIQDAQGNWQTLTQPEQGEFANETRFLQEPGAARSPQLVTWLGDWQSLALFSDGLQRLALQEPDQSPFQPFFQPLFRFLAQSPDLTVVIDRLRAFLESDRIAQRTDDDVTLILVQRLAD; from the coding sequence TTGAGCGTCACGGGTCAGGAAGTTGCATCGCTGCAACTTGGGATGCAACTGGAATCGATGCGGATGGCATCGATCGCCCTGTCGGTGGCGGGGAGTCGGCATCGGCGGGCGGCGGAACCTTGCCAAGATGCCAGTGGTTGGGTCTTGGGCGATCGGGCAGGATTTGCGGTGGTGGCCGACGGAGCCGGATCGGCCAGTGCCTCCGATCTGGGGGCCCAGGTGGCGGTGGAAACGGTTTTAACGTTGTTGCCTCGTTGGCAGCGGCGGCGATCGCCCCGATCGTTGGCGGATTGGTTGCCGTTGTTGCGGGCGGTGGTGCGGGCGGCTCGGTGGGCGGTCGATCGGGCCGCACGCGATCGGGATTTGGCCTTGCGAGAGTTGGCTTGCACCTTGGTGGTGACGGTGGCCTTACCAACGGGATTGGTGATCGGCCAAATTGGCGATGGGGCGGTGGTGATTCAAGATGCCCAGGGCAATTGGCAAACGCTCACGCAGCCGGAACAGGGAGAATTTGCCAACGAAACCCGATTTTTGCAGGAGCCAGGGGCCGCCCGATCGCCTCAGTTGGTCACTTGGCTTGGTGATTGGCAATCTCTCGCGCTATTTTCCGATGGTTTGCAGCGATTGGCCTTACAGGAACCCGATCAATCGCCTTTTCAGCCCTTTTTTCAGCCGCTGTTTCGGTTTTTAGCCCAAAGCCCAGACCTGACCGTCGTGATCGATCGGCTGCGGGCGTTTTTGGAGTCCGATCGAATTGCCCAGCGCACCGATGATGATGTCACACTAATTTTGGTTCAGCGTTTGGCTGATTGA
- a CDS encoding ATP-binding protein, whose protein sequence is MSNQFLGITEKLSFLIQQTPLALIEWNQDFCVISWNPAAEKIFGYSAEEIYLQPVSRIVSPTVQTEIKPLMVALLEERKTVVCQNENICKDGSVIICEWINTPVFDDQDQMLSIYSIAQNVTDRVMAERRLQESEAQLLEKSTTLEQVVEQLQQAQIQLVQSEKMSALGNLVAGVAHEINNPLGFLKGNIRPALEHLEDLFALLDAYAEHHPDPHQQVQQLIEEVDLEFIRQDLPKLLESMNQGIDRIKTISDSLRTFSRLDSEYPVSFDLQDGLDSTILPLKHRLKSHDHRPAIQVIKNYGDVPEVECFAGQLNQVFMNLLANAIDELDEACRDRPVQALSENPPQIIITTALSADQKSVHLSIQDNGRGIAEELQSQIFEHLFTTKLVGKGTGLGLTLSRQVIEEKHGGRLWLESQLGAGTTFMIELPLVCVDRS, encoded by the coding sequence ATGTCAAACCAGTTTCTTGGCATCACTGAAAAACTCAGTTTCCTGATTCAGCAAACCCCCTTAGCGCTGATTGAATGGAACCAAGATTTCTGTGTCATCAGTTGGAACCCGGCTGCCGAAAAAATCTTTGGCTATTCTGCGGAAGAAATTTATCTACAACCGGTTAGCCGTATCGTGTCGCCAACCGTGCAAACCGAAATTAAGCCGCTGATGGTGGCCCTGCTAGAGGAGCGAAAAACGGTTGTTTGTCAAAATGAGAATATCTGCAAAGACGGCAGTGTCATTATTTGTGAATGGATTAACACGCCGGTTTTTGATGACCAAGATCAGATGCTATCCATTTACTCGATCGCCCAGAATGTGACCGATCGAGTGATGGCCGAACGACGTTTGCAAGAATCCGAGGCTCAGCTCTTAGAAAAGTCCACGACCCTCGAGCAGGTGGTGGAACAGCTTCAGCAAGCGCAAATTCAACTGGTACAAAGTGAAAAAATGTCGGCCCTGGGGAATTTGGTCGCCGGGGTGGCCCATGAAATTAATAATCCTTTGGGGTTTTTAAAGGGCAATATTCGCCCTGCATTGGAGCACCTGGAGGATCTGTTTGCCCTGTTGGATGCCTATGCGGAACATCATCCCGATCCCCATCAGCAGGTGCAACAACTCATTGAAGAAGTGGATTTAGAATTCATTCGCCAGGACTTGCCCAAGCTTTTGGAGTCGATGAATCAGGGAATTGATCGCATTAAAACGATTAGTGATAGCTTAAGAACCTTCTCGCGCTTAGATAGTGAATATCCAGTTAGTTTTGATTTGCAAGATGGATTGGACAGCACAATTTTACCGTTAAAACATCGCCTGAAGTCCCATGATCATCGGCCTGCCATTCAGGTCATTAAAAACTATGGTGATGTGCCTGAAGTGGAATGCTTTGCCGGTCAACTGAATCAGGTGTTTATGAATTTGCTGGCTAACGCGATCGATGAACTGGATGAAGCTTGCCGCGATCGCCCTGTCCAGGCGCTCAGCGAAAATCCCCCCCAAATCATCATCACCACTGCCCTCTCGGCGGATCAAAAATCGGTTCACCTATCCATCCAGGACAACGGGCGCGGCATTGCTGAGGAGCTACAAAGCCAAATTTTTGAGCATTTATTTACAACTAAATTGGTTGGCAAAGGAACCGGCTTGGGCTTAACCCTGTCTCGACAAGTGATTGAAGAAAAGCATGGCGGTCGATTGTGGTTGGAGTCCCAGTTAGGGGCGGGCACAACCTTTATGATTGAGTTGCCGCTGGTTTGTGTAGACAGGAGTTAG
- a CDS encoding GTPase family protein, giving the protein MVRLARWQWVVLALPLVTIVGVVLWAAGSQLHAWGLSWIWGLFTLMLVGWRWLLVRWTKSMVGQVEAAIASAGLADWEQRGDHVAVPVNEGALARAEVALTDLLQAAQNDPAPWENWDQFWQRCLSLTTAVARAYYPEASYPLLSIYVPQAYRLMRGTVDDLDRWMQQLEPVLGQVTVGQAYETYTLYQKLEPSMRKAFRAWQWAQWFLNPVAAAARTITQGSSTRADRALLANLGQVLRETALRNLARQAIALYGGAGLPPENFAPIASPIPQAQTETLQALIAQAEPEEAIATAVVNVLLLGRTGAGKSSLVNGLFAAELAETDVLPNTDRVVSYEWVAATGDRLRLWDSPGYEQAGNPTAGERARAAARAADVILLVTPALDPALQMDLDCLRDLQAAGVTAPVIGVISQVDRLRPLREWQPPYDWLEGDRPKEQSMREAVQYRAELLGAHCDQFLPVVLGERGPWGLETLSLALLEAIGPAQELRLARFLRDREARATAAARIIDQYVFQMSTAQGLALFLKSPVLQLISRVMTGSPTLAYLLAERIPIEQLPLVVGKLQLAYDLFSLLQPTASLDGEARSRNLDWLSLWPLVTDNGQPPEREAWALGHALVEHWSQETPANTLRDRVQFYRQARLV; this is encoded by the coding sequence ATGGTGCGATTGGCGCGGTGGCAGTGGGTGGTGTTGGCGCTGCCGTTGGTGACGATAGTGGGGGTGGTGCTGTGGGCGGCCGGCTCCCAGTTGCACGCTTGGGGCTTGAGTTGGATTTGGGGACTGTTTACCCTGATGCTGGTGGGCTGGCGCTGGTTGCTGGTGCGCTGGACAAAATCCATGGTGGGGCAAGTGGAAGCGGCGATCGCCTCGGCGGGGCTGGCGGACTGGGAACAGCGGGGCGATCATGTTGCTGTGCCGGTGAATGAAGGTGCGTTGGCGCGGGCGGAAGTGGCCTTAACGGACCTGTTGCAAGCTGCCCAAAACGACCCGGCCCCTTGGGAAAATTGGGATCAGTTTTGGCAGCGTTGTTTGAGCTTAACGACGGCGGTTGCTCGGGCCTATTACCCGGAGGCGAGCTATCCCTTACTCAGTATTTATGTGCCCCAAGCCTATCGATTGATGCGGGGGACGGTGGATGATTTGGATCGCTGGATGCAGCAACTGGAGCCAGTTTTGGGCCAGGTGACCGTGGGCCAAGCCTACGAGACCTATACGCTGTATCAAAAGCTGGAGCCTTCCATGCGCAAGGCGTTTCGGGCTTGGCAGTGGGCCCAGTGGTTTTTGAATCCGGTGGCGGCGGCGGCTCGAACGATCACCCAAGGCTCCAGCACTAGGGCTGATCGCGCCCTGTTGGCGAATTTGGGGCAAGTGTTGCGGGAAACGGCTTTGCGGAATTTGGCGCGCCAGGCGATCGCCCTGTACGGTGGGGCCGGGTTGCCGCCGGAAAATTTTGCCCCGATCGCCTCACCCATTCCCCAGGCCCAAACCGAAACCCTGCAAGCCTTGATTGCTCAAGCGGAACCGGAAGAGGCGATCGCCACCGCCGTGGTGAATGTGTTGTTGTTGGGGCGAACGGGGGCCGGCAAAAGCAGCCTGGTGAATGGGCTGTTTGCGGCGGAGTTGGCGGAAACGGATGTGTTGCCCAACACCGATCGGGTGGTGAGCTATGAGTGGGTGGCCGCCACGGGCGATCGGTTGCGGCTGTGGGACTCACCGGGCTATGAACAGGCGGGTAACCCAACGGCCGGAGAGCGGGCCCGGGCGGCCGCTCGGGCCGCAGACGTGATCCTGTTGGTGACTCCAGCGCTGGATCCGGCGCTACAGATGGATTTGGACTGCTTGCGAGATTTGCAGGCCGCTGGGGTGACGGCTCCGGTGATTGGGGTCATTTCCCAGGTGGATCGCTTGCGGCCCCTGCGGGAGTGGCAACCGCCCTACGACTGGTTGGAGGGAGATCGACCCAAGGAGCAATCGATGCGGGAAGCGGTGCAATATCGCGCCGAGCTACTGGGGGCCCATTGCGATCAATTCTTGCCTGTGGTGTTGGGAGAGCGGGGGCCTTGGGGGCTGGAAACCCTTTCCCTGGCATTACTAGAGGCGATCGGCCCAGCCCAGGAACTTCGCTTGGCCCGCTTCCTACGCGATCGGGAAGCCCGCGCCACGGCCGCCGCTCGCATCATCGATCAATATGTGTTCCAAATGTCCACCGCCCAAGGGCTGGCCCTGTTTCTCAAAAGCCCCGTTCTGCAACTCATTTCGCGGGTGATGACCGGCTCTCCAACCTTGGCCTATCTGTTGGCCGAGCGCATCCCGATCGAGCAATTGCCCCTGGTGGTTGGTAAGTTGCAACTGGCCTACGACCTGTTTAGCCTACTGCAACCAACAGCCAGCTTGGACGGCGAAGCGCGATCGCGCAACTTAGATTGGCTGTCCCTGTGGCCGCTGGTGACCGACAACGGTCAGCCACCGGAGCGGGAAGCTTGGGCCTTGGGCCATGCCTTGGTGGAACATTGGAGCCAAGAAACCCCGGCTAATACCCTGCGTGATCGGGTGCAGTTCTATCGCCAAGCGCGATTGGTCTAG
- a CDS encoding ATP-binding sensor histidine kinase, which translates to MSPLNASSINSFPEVPGYRIFEQIHRGSRTSVYRAIQHHSQRLVILKALHSSYPTFSELIQFRNQYAITQNLDVPGIVQPLDLEPIGNSYALIMEDCGSISLQQYCQQQQLSLGDVLNIALQLTTILHNLHQQRVIHKDIKPANILIHPESKQVKLIDFSIASLLPKETQEIQNPNVLEGTLTYLAPEQTGRMNRGIDYRADFYALGVTLYQLFSGQLPFESEDPMELVHCHIAKVPTPVEQINPAIPAIVGAIVAKLIAKNAEDRYQSALGLKHDLQQCLNQWQDTGTVADFELGQRDLSDRFLIPEKLYGRETEVQALLKAFDRIAQGRSELMLVAGFSGIGKTAVVNEVHKPITQKKGYFIKGKFDQFNRSIPLFAFVQALRDLMGQLLSESDAQLAQWKTHILEAVGSNGQILIDLIPELEQVIGPQPPAPELSGEAAQNRFNHLFQNFIQVFAKSDHPLVIFIDDLQWADSTSLGLMQNLLTEARSHAQCLLVLGAYRDNEVLPGHPFLITVKALEEAHVSLTTLTLGPLSAESLNQLIADTFRTSNSKVQPLTHLVMQKTQGNPFFATQFLKALHQDSLITFDREAGHWQCDLVPVQDAALTDDVVEFMALQLQKLPMVTQEQLKFAACVGAKFDLKTLAIVSEQSEIQAASALWPALQEGLILPEGKIYKFYADRDSSQVDQAWSEEISGQIQYRFSHDRVQQAAYSLIPEDQKQVTHLKMGQLLQSRLSAAEREEKLFDIVGHLNLGHGLLSQQNEREALIRLNLAAIDKAKKATAYGAAQGLVTIGLELLSEEPWQTQYELSLKLHQMAADVACLKADFEGAIAQVQQVLEQAQTVLDKVPVYMVQVRVLTAQNQLAEAIAIAAQAITELGVQFPDDITPSLTAQTLQTVETELEGTVIEDLVNLPVMTDPKTIAAMELLGMIMPMVFIAKPTFLPFVCAKIVSLSLQFGNTPVSSVGYTTYGLVLATGFGQVDRGYRLGKMSLTLIDQLNTKAYKCLSILFFAACVQHQKEAMTSIAALLKQGYLTGIEAGDFLYLGYCLAHYFYAYFYSGKELSGLQAEVDQFCSAIASSKQDNALAYLQMTSEFLERLLVTHRQPALLIGDRYDETKIFPKHLQNQQLTDLGIAYTYKLILAYLFGDYGLALEYLSEVKQYLDNIVGMLHIPAIHFYGGLTCLAVAIGKPENERLELLALVEQHQSSLSPWAENAPMNYQHKLDLLTAEKHQFLGNFLEAINGYERAIAGAKANGFIQEEALAYELAAQFYLDWGKEKIAASYMQEAYYGYARWGAKAKVVDLEQRYAQLLQPILQAANQPFALLETLATITNPADSPRATPHGSSSGSINQMLDFTALLQVSQNLVSTIALDELLQTLAQTMLKNSGADRCALILWEGDRWQVRVMANPEQVTLQSTPLDDNPDIPIKLIQYVKNRAVTVVVNDLDTDLPVIGDYLNCYQPKSVLCLPILNQGNVRSILYLENRSTSGVFTSDRITILKFLCSQAAISLENARLYQQSQTYAQQLEQSQLQMVQSEKMASLGNLVAGVAHEVNNPIGFLNGSINNGKDHVKDLLAHLALYQQHYPNPVIPIQDHAEDIDLEYICEDLPQLLNSMQGATDRIKSISTSLRIFSRADTEYKVSANLHEGIDSTVLILKYRLKANPFRPAIEVKTDYGDIPEVECFPGQINQVFMNILANAIDVFDEMVQGRSFKELEAHPQIITISTTVVDDQVQISIRDNGKGISEEVQAKIFDHLFTTKGVGKGTGLGLTIARQIVEKKHGGSLTVQSALGQGTEFLIQLPIKG; encoded by the coding sequence ATGTCTCCACTGAATGCTTCTTCAATCAATTCTTTTCCTGAAGTTCCTGGCTATAGAATTTTTGAACAAATTCACCGTGGGTCACGCACATCCGTTTATCGCGCCATCCAGCACCATAGTCAGCGACTAGTAATTCTAAAAGCGCTGCATTCAAGCTATCCCACCTTTAGTGAATTAATTCAATTTCGAAATCAATACGCCATCACTCAAAATCTTGATGTTCCAGGCATTGTGCAGCCTTTAGATTTGGAGCCGATCGGCAATAGCTATGCCCTGATCATGGAAGACTGTGGCAGCATTTCTCTTCAGCAATATTGTCAGCAACAACAACTCAGCCTAGGTGATGTGCTCAACATTGCCCTGCAACTGACCACCATTCTGCATAACCTGCATCAGCAACGGGTCATTCATAAAGATATTAAGCCGGCCAATATTCTAATTCATCCAGAATCCAAGCAAGTCAAACTCATTGACTTTAGCATCGCGTCCCTATTGCCCAAAGAGACACAGGAAATTCAAAATCCGAATGTTCTTGAAGGAACCCTGACTTATCTTGCGCCGGAGCAAACCGGACGCATGAACCGGGGGATTGACTATCGCGCGGATTTTTATGCCTTGGGTGTGACCTTATATCAACTATTCAGTGGCCAGTTGCCCTTTGAGTCAGAGGATCCAATGGAGCTGGTGCATTGTCATATTGCCAAAGTACCCACACCCGTTGAGCAAATCAATCCAGCCATTCCAGCCATCGTAGGGGCGATCGTTGCTAAATTGATTGCCAAAAATGCTGAGGATCGCTATCAAAGTGCCCTGGGACTAAAACATGATTTACAACAATGCTTGAACCAGTGGCAGGACACAGGCACTGTTGCTGATTTTGAATTGGGTCAACGGGATTTAAGCGATCGCTTCCTGATTCCTGAAAAACTCTATGGCCGCGAAACGGAAGTTCAAGCGCTCCTGAAAGCCTTTGATCGGATTGCTCAAGGCCGTTCAGAATTGATGCTAGTGGCGGGATTCTCTGGAATTGGCAAAACCGCTGTTGTCAACGAAGTTCACAAGCCCATTACTCAGAAAAAAGGCTATTTCATTAAGGGAAAATTTGATCAATTCAATCGCAGTATTCCCCTCTTTGCGTTTGTACAAGCACTGCGCGACCTGATGGGACAGCTTTTGTCAGAATCTGATGCGCAATTAGCCCAATGGAAGACCCATATTCTGGAAGCCGTGGGCAGCAATGGTCAAATTCTGATCGATCTCATTCCTGAGCTGGAACAAGTTATTGGGCCGCAGCCACCCGCTCCAGAGCTTTCTGGTGAAGCCGCCCAAAATCGTTTTAACCACTTATTTCAAAATTTCATTCAAGTTTTTGCAAAATCAGATCACCCCCTCGTCATTTTTATCGATGATCTGCAATGGGCTGATTCAACTTCTTTGGGGTTGATGCAAAATCTGTTAACAGAGGCTCGCTCCCATGCTCAATGTCTCTTGGTTTTGGGAGCCTATCGAGATAATGAAGTGTTGCCCGGCCATCCCTTTTTAATCACAGTAAAAGCCTTAGAAGAGGCCCATGTTTCCTTGACGACCCTCACCCTCGGCCCCTTAAGTGCAGAGAGTCTCAACCAGTTAATTGCTGATACTTTCCGAACCTCAAACAGCAAAGTGCAGCCCTTGACCCATCTGGTGATGCAAAAAACCCAGGGCAACCCATTCTTTGCGACCCAATTCCTCAAAGCACTACACCAAGACAGTCTCATTACCTTCGATCGGGAGGCGGGTCACTGGCAATGCGACTTAGTACCAGTACAGGACGCAGCCTTAACGGATGATGTGGTGGAGTTCATGGCCTTGCAGCTCCAAAAGTTGCCCATGGTCACCCAAGAACAACTGAAGTTTGCCGCTTGTGTTGGGGCTAAATTTGACCTCAAGACCTTAGCAATTGTTTCAGAACAAAGCGAAATTCAAGCGGCTTCAGCCCTATGGCCAGCACTGCAAGAGGGGCTGATTTTGCCAGAGGGCAAGATTTATAAGTTCTATGCGGATCGTGATTCATCCCAGGTCGATCAAGCCTGGAGCGAAGAAATTTCTGGGCAAATTCAATACCGTTTTTCCCATGACCGAGTGCAACAGGCTGCTTATTCCCTGATTCCTGAAGATCAGAAACAGGTGACTCACCTGAAGATGGGTCAGTTGCTCCAAAGTCGCCTGTCGGCAGCAGAGCGAGAGGAGAAGCTATTTGATATTGTCGGACATTTGAATTTGGGGCATGGGCTATTAAGTCAGCAAAATGAACGAGAGGCATTGATTCGACTGAATCTTGCTGCCATTGACAAGGCGAAAAAGGCAACGGCTTACGGTGCGGCTCAAGGCCTCGTGACGATCGGGCTGGAGCTACTTTCAGAAGAGCCTTGGCAGACCCAGTATGAATTGAGCTTAAAACTCCATCAAATGGCGGCAGATGTGGCCTGTTTAAAGGCTGATTTTGAGGGGGCGATCGCCCAAGTTCAACAGGTTTTAGAGCAAGCTCAAACCGTCTTGGATAAAGTGCCTGTTTATATGGTGCAAGTCAGGGTGTTGACGGCTCAGAATCAATTGGCAGAGGCGATCGCCATTGCTGCCCAAGCTATCACTGAATTGGGAGTTCAGTTTCCCGACGACATCACACCAAGCCTCACCGCCCAAACCTTGCAAACTGTGGAAACTGAGCTAGAGGGAACGGTCATTGAGGATTTGGTCAATTTGCCAGTGATGACTGACCCAAAGACCATTGCCGCCATGGAATTGCTGGGCATGATTATGCCCATGGTATTTATTGCAAAGCCCACTTTTCTACCCTTTGTTTGCGCAAAGATTGTGAGCTTGTCGCTCCAGTTTGGCAACACGCCTGTCTCAAGTGTTGGTTATACGACTTACGGCTTGGTTTTAGCCACGGGCTTCGGTCAGGTCGATCGGGGCTATCGCTTGGGAAAAATGTCCTTAACCCTAATCGATCAGCTCAATACAAAAGCATACAAGTGCCTGAGCATTCTTTTCTTTGCTGCCTGTGTTCAGCACCAGAAAGAAGCCATGACTTCCATAGCAGCTCTGCTTAAGCAGGGATATTTAACCGGTATAGAAGCCGGTGACTTTTTATATTTAGGCTATTGTTTAGCCCACTATTTTTATGCTTATTTCTATAGCGGCAAGGAATTATCTGGACTGCAAGCCGAGGTTGATCAATTCTGTTCTGCTATTGCTTCGTCAAAGCAAGATAACGCTCTAGCATACTTGCAGATGACGAGTGAGTTTCTTGAACGATTGTTGGTCACACACCGCCAGCCCGCTCTCTTGATTGGCGATCGTTATGACGAGACGAAAATCTTTCCAAAACATCTTCAAAATCAGCAACTAACTGATCTTGGGATTGCTTACACCTACAAATTGATCTTGGCCTATTTGTTTGGTGATTATGGGCTTGCCCTTGAATATCTCAGTGAAGTCAAGCAGTATCTAGATAACATTGTCGGAATGTTGCATATTCCCGCCATCCATTTTTATGGAGGGTTAACCTGTTTGGCAGTCGCGATCGGCAAGCCCGAAAATGAGCGATTAGAGCTACTCGCCTTGGTGGAACAGCACCAAAGCAGCCTATCACCTTGGGCAGAGAATGCCCCGATGAATTACCAGCACAAGCTGGATCTTTTGACAGCAGAAAAACATCAATTTTTGGGCAATTTCTTGGAGGCAATTAATGGCTATGAGCGGGCGATCGCGGGTGCTAAAGCTAATGGTTTCATTCAAGAAGAAGCTTTAGCATATGAACTGGCCGCGCAATTTTATCTCGATTGGGGTAAGGAGAAAATTGCCGCCAGCTATATGCAGGAAGCCTACTATGGCTATGCTCGCTGGGGAGCGAAAGCCAAAGTGGTTGATTTAGAGCAACGCTACGCCCAATTACTACAACCGATTCTGCAAGCGGCCAATCAACCCTTCGCCCTTTTAGAAACCCTAGCGACGATCACAAATCCTGCTGATTCACCACGCGCCACTCCGCATGGAAGTTCTAGCGGCAGCATTAACCAAATGCTTGATTTTACTGCCCTGCTACAGGTCTCTCAAAATCTGGTCAGTACGATCGCCCTAGATGAATTGCTGCAAACCCTAGCTCAGACGATGTTGAAAAACTCGGGAGCCGATCGATGTGCCTTAATCCTTTGGGAGGGCGATCGATGGCAGGTGAGAGTGATGGCAAACCCAGAGCAGGTGACATTGCAATCGACTCCCTTAGACGATAACCCCGACATTCCGATCAAGTTGATTCAATATGTCAAAAACAGGGCAGTGACGGTTGTTGTCAATGATCTTGATACCGATTTACCCGTCATTGGTGATTATCTAAACTGCTATCAACCCAAGAGTGTCTTGTGTTTGCCAATTCTTAACCAAGGAAATGTGCGGTCTATTTTATACCTGGAAAATCGATCAACCAGTGGCGTGTTTACCAGCGATCGAATCACTATTTTGAAATTCCTTTGCAGCCAGGCCGCCATTTCTTTGGAAAATGCTCGACTTTACCAACAGTCTCAAACCTATGCGCAACAGTTGGAGCAGTCCCAATTGCAAATGGTGCAGAGCGAGAAAATGGCTTCTCTCGGAAACCTCGTGGCAGGGGTAGCTCACGAAGTTAACAACCCGATCGGCTTTCTCAATGGCAGCATTAATAATGGCAAGGATCACGTTAAAGACCTATTGGCACATTTGGCGCTTTATCAGCAACATTATCCCAATCCAGTTATTCCCATTCAAGATCATGCTGAAGACATTGACTTAGAGTATATTTGCGAAGATTTACCCCAGTTGCTGAACTCAATGCAGGGAGCAACCGATCGAATCAAATCGATCAGCACCAGCCTTCGCATTTTCTCTCGTGCCGACACAGAATATAAGGTCAGCGCTAATTTGCATGAGGGTATTGACAGCACAGTGCTGATTTTGAAATACCGGCTCAAGGCAAATCCGTTTC